Proteins from a genomic interval of Quercus lobata isolate SW786 chromosome 11, ValleyOak3.0 Primary Assembly, whole genome shotgun sequence:
- the LOC115968795 gene encoding lysM domain-containing GPI-anchored protein 2-like, giving the protein MGYAKVLVGVLFLFITLATTSAAFNCTTTKNSTCHSLVGYVSPNTTLLSSIQSLFQIKRFHDLLGANGLNASTSSNPTVQANQTIKIPITCRCENGTGVIDSPPEYKVIKDDGLFHIAAEIFSRLVTFQEIAEFNNIPDANNITVGQVLRIPLPCSCDEVDGVKVVHYAHVVQPGGSVDQIAAEFGTTTPILLKLNGMTSATDLQPYQVLDVPLKACTSNVNTSSLDYPLLVANGTYAYTANDCVNCKCSSLNNYILQCEASGLKPSSKTWSTCPAVHCNGTSSLYLGNVTTSTNCNQTFCAYSGFNNKNIFTTLATESTCPAGGPTGSPTSSPTSSPGSDASKTGMQGFRWNFLFISIQLIFLCFTLS; this is encoded by the exons ATGGGTTATGCTAAAGTGTTGGTGGGTGTACTCTTCTTGTTCATCACTCTAGCCACCACATCAGCGGCTTTCAACTGCACCACCACCAAAAACTCCACGTGTCACTCTCTGGTTGGCTACGTGTCCCCAAACACCACCCTCCTCTCCTCCATCCAATCCCTCTTCCAAATCAAGAGATTCCACGACCTCTTAGGAGCCAACGGCTTAAACGCCTCCACGTCATCAAACCCGACCGTACAAGCGAATCAGACGATCAAAATCCCCATCACTTGCCGCTGCGAAAACGGGACAGGTGTCATCGACAGTCCCCCCGAGTACAAGGTGATAAAAGACGACGGGCTGTTCCATATCGCTGCCGAGATTTTCTCAAGATTGGTAACGTTCCAGGAAATCGCTGAGTTTAATAATATACCCGATGCGAACAATATTACGGTCGGGCAAGTGCTGCGGATCCCACTGCCTTGTAGCTGTGATGAAGTGGACGGTGTTAAGGTCGTTCATTATGCACACGTGGTGCAACCTGGGGGCTCGGTGGATCAGATTGCTGCGGAGTTTGGGACTACAACGCCTATTTTGTTGAAGCTCAATGGGATGACTAGTGCTACTGATCTTCAGCCCTACCAAGTTCTTGATGTTCCTCTCAAAG CTTGTACATCCAATGTAAACACCAGCTCCTTGGACTACCCTTTACTTGTTGCCAATGGCACTTATGCCTACACTGCTAACGATTGTGTGAACTGCAAATGTTCCTCATTGAACAACTATAT ACTACAATGTGAGGCTTCTGGACTGAAACCATCATCCAAAACCTGGTCAACTTGCCCTGCAGTGCATTGTAATGGTACAAGCAGTCTATATCTTGGCAATGTCACAACTTCGACAAATTGTAACCAAACTTTCTGTGCCTATTCCGGTTTcaataacaaaaacatttttacaaccCTTGCCACTGAGTCCACTTGTCCTGCAG GTGGACCAACTGGCTCACCAACTAGCTCACCAACTAGCTCACCAGGTTCTGATGCTTCTAAGACTGGTATGCAAGGTTTTAGATGGaactttcttttcatctctattCAGTTGATCTTCCTTTGTTTTACTCTTTCCTAG